A segment of the Robbsia sp. KACC 23696 genome:
CTGGTGGATCCAGCGCTGCAGCTGCTTCGCGCGAAACGCTTTTTCACCGAGCGAATCGCAGTAGGCAACCAAGCCTGCCGCGTCGAAATCGAGGAGATTCACTGGCGCTTGCGCGCCGCGTTGTTCAGTCATTGAGGACACCTGCACGGGGAACGATGCATCCCGCATCGATACGCGCGCGGAACGCTTACGTGTTGCTGGCGACAGGCATCGTGCCGTCGCGAAAAAGGTGCTGCCGGAAGTCGCGCTGCCGATACGGCGCATCGACGATCCGTTCAAGCCGGAAAAAACACACAAACCGCAGCCGCGGCAAACCACCCCATTCCCCTAGATCAATCGAAAGCGGGATGTCAAAAAAACGTACGGCGCAGAGTCACCCCTGCGCCCATGCCACTTGCCGCATGCCCACAAGCTCGCGCCCCGGTCACACGGCGCGCCGCACGGGCCTCGGGAGCAAGATGCACTCCGCTCCGCCCGGCGACGCCCGATCCATCAACGCGAGTAGATGTTGATTGCCGGGAAGAAGAATGCGATTTCGTTAGCCGCCGTTTCAGCAGCGTCCGAACCGTGCACGGCGTTCGCATCGATGCTGTCGGCGAAGTCGGCGCGGATCGTGCCTGCTTCCGCCTTCTTCGGATCCGTCGCGCCCATCAGGTCACGATGCTTCAGGATGGCGTTTTCGCCTTCCAGCACTTGGATCACAACCGGACCCGAGATCATGAACTTGACCAGGTCGCCGAAGAACGGACGTGCGCTGTGCACGGCGTAGAACTTTTCCGCATCCGCTTGCGACAATTGCGCCAGGCGCGATGCAACGATCTTCAGACCGGCATTTTCGAAGCGGCTGTAGATCTGTCCGATCACATTCTTCGCCACCGCGTCCGGCTTGATAATGGACAGAGTACGCTCGATAGCCATGAAAACTCCACGAAATGAATAGGTTAGGTACAAAAATGAATCGCGTAGTATAGCATGAGCAAGTATGAAAAAGCGACTTTTGCGCGAATCCTTTCAATGCTGTAATATTTGGTAGAAATGTTGACCTCCCGACTATGCACGCACAAGGATTCGTGATGTTAGGATGGCGGTGAATAGCCCCCTGTACGCGCGTATTCCACGCCGGCTCGGGTTTGCACGTTATGCCGGGGTGTGCACTGCATCCGGCGCAAGGAGAAGGGAATGAGCGATTTCCGAAATTACGATTTCGGTCGCGGCGGCTCGGTTAGCACCGTCGCCGTCCGTAACCGTGTGCTGCGCAATGTTTACTGGCTGCTGGCGCTGTCGATGATCCCGACCGTGTTCGGCGCCTGGCTGGGCCTGGTCACCGGCTTCACGGCGTTCTCGGCCGCCAGCCCGGGCGTGACGCTGATCCTGTTCTTTGCTGTCGCCTTCGGCCTGATGTATCTGATCGAGCGCAATAAGGACAGCGGCGTCGGTGTCGCGCTGCTGCTGGTCTTCACGCTGTTCATGGGCGTGATGCTGTCACGGATCATCGGCATGGTGCTCGGGCTCGCCAACGGCGCGTCCTTGATCATGTTGGCCTTTGGCGGCACCGGCGTCGTGTTCGCCGCCATGGCGACGATCGCGACGGTGTCGAAGCGCGACTTCAGCAAGATGGCAAGTTGGCTGATGATGGGCGTATTCGTCATCATCATCGCGTCGCTGGCCAATATCTGGCTGCAGTTGCCGGCGCTGGTATTGACGGTGTCGGTGTTAGCGCTTGTGATCTTCTCGGCCTTCCTGCTGGTGGATGTGCAACGCGTGGTGAACGGCGGCGAGACGAACTATGTCACGGCAACGCTGGCGATCTATCTGGATCTCTACAATATCTTCACGAGCTTGCTGAGCATCCTCAGCATTTTCGGCGGCGGTAGCAATCGGAACTGATCGTGCAACCGGGTTCGCCCGGTTGCCGCAATTGCGGACCCGACAGCGTAGTCGCGCAAGCATAAACGCGCGAACAGATCAAAGCCCGGTACCCGCTACACGATAAAAAGGCCGACTCGTCCTACGAGTCGGCCTTTTTTATTGCCCCAGGCACGCTGTCGGGTTGCGACTTACGACGGGTCGCGCTCGAATACCGCGATCGATTCGACGTGCGACGTGTGCGGGAACATATTGACGACCCCCGCCCCACGCAGTCGATAGCCCGCCTCATGCACCAGCAAGCCCGCATCGCGCGCCAGCGTGGCCGGATTGCAGGACACGTAGACGATGCGTGACGGCAGCAGATGGGTTTCGCCGGCAGCCGCCAGGTCGGCCAGCGTGCGCGCCACGGCCAGGGCGCCTTCGCGCGGCGGATCGATCAAGGCCTTGTCGAAGGCGCCTAAAGCGCGCCAATCGTCGGGCGTGATTTCGAACAGATTGCGGCAGGCAAACGTCGTGTGTGCATCGACGCCGTTCAGCCGTGCGTTATCGAGCGCCCGCGCCGTCAGCACGTCGCTACCTTCAATGCCATGGACCTCGCGCGCCAGCCGGGCCAAGGGCAGTGTGAAGTTGCCGAGGCCACAGAACAGATCGATCACCCGGTCCGTCGGCGCGGGCGCCAGCAGACGGAGCGCCCGGGACACCAACACGCGATTGATCGCATGATTGACCTGCGTGAAATCGGTCGGTCGGAACGGCATCCGAATATTGAACTCCGGCAACACGTAGTCGAGACCGGTCGCATCGATATCGCTGGCCGGATAGAACGGCACGACGGTGTCGGGACCCTTCGGCTGCAGCCAGAACTGAACGCCATGCTCGTCGGCAAATGCCCGCACGGCGGCTTCGTCGTCGGCCGTCATCGGCTCAAGCACCCGCAGCACGAGCGCGATGACCGTTGCGCCCATCGCCAATTCGATCTGCGGCATTCTGTCGCGAATCGACAGCGAGCCGACCAGATGACGCAGCGGCACCAACATCGCCGAGATCACCGGCGGCAAGACCTCGCAGTGGGTCATGTCGGCGACATAGCTGCTCTTGCGCTCATGAAATCCGACCAGCACGCCGCCCTTCTTCTCGACATTGCGCACCGTCAAGCGCGCGCGATAGCGATAGCCCCAGCCCGGGCCGTGAATCGGCCGCATGACCGTTTCCGGCTTCAGCTTCGACAGATGCTGGAGATTGTCCTCCAACACACGCTGCTTGACCGCCACTTGCGCGCGCAGATCCAGATGTTGCATCGAACACCCGCCGCAAATGCCGAAATAAGTGCATTGCGGCGTCGTACGCAGCACGCTCGGACGCAGCACCTTCGTCAGCGTGGCTTGCTCGAAAGACGGCTTTTTCCGATAACTCGAATAAATCACGCGCTCGCCAGGCAAGGCGCCCTCGACGAACACGACCTTGCCGGGCGTCCCGTCTTCCTCGACCAGACGGCCGACGCCGCGCGCCTCCATATCGAGCGAGTCGATGTCGATGATCGTGTCCAGCGCGCCGGGAATACGCGATGCATCCGTTTGCATATTCCGTTCGCGACGGTTACGACGCGACTTCACCGGCTTGACCGAAGGCGCATGC
Coding sequences within it:
- the ndk gene encoding nucleoside-diphosphate kinase, with amino-acid sequence MAIERTLSIIKPDAVAKNVIGQIYSRFENAGLKIVASRLAQLSQADAEKFYAVHSARPFFGDLVKFMISGPVVIQVLEGENAILKHRDLMGATDPKKAEAGTIRADFADSIDANAVHGSDAAETAANEIAFFFPAINIYSR
- a CDS encoding Bax inhibitor-1/YccA family protein, translating into MSDFRNYDFGRGGSVSTVAVRNRVLRNVYWLLALSMIPTVFGAWLGLVTGFTAFSAASPGVTLILFFAVAFGLMYLIERNKDSGVGVALLLVFTLFMGVMLSRIIGMVLGLANGASLIMLAFGGTGVVFAAMATIATVSKRDFSKMASWLMMGVFVIIIASLANIWLQLPALVLTVSVLALVIFSAFLLVDVQRVVNGGETNYVTATLAIYLDLYNIFTSLLSILSIFGGGSNRN
- the rlmD gene encoding 23S rRNA (uracil(1939)-C(5))-methyltransferase RlmD gives rise to the protein MQTDASRIPGALDTIIDIDSLDMEARGVGRLVEEDGTPGKVVFVEGALPGERVIYSSYRKKPSFEQATLTKVLRPSVLRTTPQCTYFGICGGCSMQHLDLRAQVAVKQRVLEDNLQHLSKLKPETVMRPIHGPGWGYRYRARLTVRNVEKKGGVLVGFHERKSSYVADMTHCEVLPPVISAMLVPLRHLVGSLSIRDRMPQIELAMGATVIALVLRVLEPMTADDEAAVRAFADEHGVQFWLQPKGPDTVVPFYPASDIDATGLDYVLPEFNIRMPFRPTDFTQVNHAINRVLVSRALRLLAPAPTDRVIDLFCGLGNFTLPLARLAREVHGIEGSDVLTARALDNARLNGVDAHTTFACRNLFEITPDDWRALGAFDKALIDPPREGALAVARTLADLAAAGETHLLPSRIVYVSCNPATLARDAGLLVHEAGYRLRGAGVVNMFPHTSHVESIAVFERDPS